A region of Pseudobdellovibrionaceae bacterium DNA encodes the following proteins:
- a CDS encoding rod shape-determining protein, translating into MSLFNIVKNFSKYFSNDLAIDLGTANTLVYDKSLGVVLNEPSVVAVQKRGMGSANMVLAVGVEAKKMLGRVPGSMEAIRPIKDGVIADFEITGDMLKYFITKATKVRRSFIRPRILICVPYGITQVEKRAVKESALSAGAREVYLIEEPMAAAIGANLPIAEPTGSMVVDIGGGTSGIAIISLGGIVYCKSIKVGGDKFDEAIISYVRRKFNLLIGERTAEDLKINIGNAYAFEEERFLEIKGRDTMMGAPKTVRVSSLHMLEALADPLSRIIEAVRAALEQTPPELAADIVDHGIVLTGGGALLANLDVLLREKTGLPVSIAEKPLSCVVLGAGKIVREIELLKHLAQPY; encoded by the coding sequence ATGAGCCTTTTTAACATCGTAAAAAATTTCAGCAAGTATTTTAGTAATGACTTGGCTATTGATTTAGGTACAGCAAACACCTTGGTGTATGATAAAAGTTTAGGAGTAGTGCTAAACGAGCCCTCTGTGGTTGCAGTGCAAAAACGAGGCATGGGCAGTGCCAACATGGTGCTTGCAGTGGGGGTAGAGGCAAAAAAAATGTTAGGCCGTGTTCCGGGAAGTATGGAAGCCATTCGACCTATTAAAGATGGCGTTATTGCAGATTTCGAAATTACCGGCGACATGCTTAAATATTTTATTACCAAAGCCACTAAAGTGCGAAGAAGTTTTATTCGCCCTCGTATTTTAATATGCGTACCTTATGGAATTACTCAGGTAGAAAAAAGAGCGGTAAAAGAATCGGCTTTATCTGCCGGAGCTCGCGAAGTGTATTTAATTGAAGAGCCCATGGCCGCAGCCATTGGTGCTAACCTACCCATTGCAGAACCCACAGGTTCTATGGTTGTAGATATTGGTGGAGGAACTTCGGGAATTGCAATTATTTCTTTAGGAGGAATTGTTTATTGCAAATCTATTAAGGTAGGGGGAGATAAGTTTGACGAAGCTATTATTAGTTATGTTAGGCGCAAGTTTAATTTATTAATTGGAGAGCGAACCGCAGAAGATTTAAAAATAAATATTGGTAACGCTTATGCTTTTGAAGAAGAAAGGTTTTTAGAAATAAAAGGGCGCGACACCATGATGGGCGCTCCAAAAACTGTAAGAGTTTCTAGCCTTCATATGTTAGAGGCCTTGGCTGACCCTTTGTCTAGAATTATAGAAGCAGTAAGGGCCGCCTTAGAGCAAACTCCTCCCGAGTTAGCGGCCGACATTGTGGACCATGGTATTGTTTTAACAGGAGGGGGAGCATTGCTTGCAAACCTAGATGTTTTACTAAGAGAAAAAACGGGATTGCCAGTGAGTATTGCCGAAAAACCTTTGTCTTGCGTGGTTTTAGGAGCTGGAAAAATTGTTAGAGAAATTGAATTATTAAAGCACTTGGCTCAACCGTATTAG